One genomic window of Bartonella sp. HY038 includes the following:
- a CDS encoding bpX6 domain-containing protein, protein MDKTNFSPVRQPLAQGRRDVAGLWLPHEWYSESERQRIIWHYWQKGAQILRFSSSSESYFNASGDLLRFPVACSMLCSDLPGLPLIAYGAMLATADLDKNEQKKIPTCDCWIIAGNETNALKFSQGAYIDPSNWANIANYTWHESFDLTPPVIEIEEIAPKPSGDTRAILGDNIPQPSESQKRILQDLKKKAAAKSNDSGGSVYGSRREKSQTNSSNNIVKWVFRLAFLGFIAQALFWIYASRSIPLKSTPQNNPVAQPIIEYSSSPSIFYWLVVFGLVALFIFLLRKFLISNIFNKITATSVEQYTKYQDSLATRQSYRQTTRAQGPSVQSTHQDVEQDGVNDAIRAESAESAVVENLNQEMASNKPQTQNSSTPTTEGKNNKNHSKNNKNGLKERDEDEIMRPPLWRLLVARLAIVSKLNHLFAMRQARYLNSMLRMFEQGDIENALRHAIPFSSGQSDGGPMFGVPRPRDNLQLGAKQVGGPSINIDEDARKMLAGYYWRAFTTLDQQGRIEEAAFVLAELLNERVEALDYLEKNGRSDKAGELALAWDMSSDIIVRLYCLSGQWDWAIAVARRDHAFAAAVLRLENEESAASFRLREEWALFEAENGNLMSAIQIIWPLKNQRDLALQWLLLAEKSDGELGAAALVKRAILLSDTVEDYRTKINQIIENKNPKVFEALISEIDKAFLNGDSSEGLIFLTRFITRPALLRHHQNAFYLNKQKFLRLLHASQQSAFDADLPKNGWGQDDLDAFSASNICDFQAPTNGRPLDIHDIVYVSEGRFIAALGDGGVVLLDDLGHQLAFYDVPASQLVVSASGNIVLLLMQRDNLYRITRLNLNDNSLTPLKNLALQAMTRDFDGVSWSVALTDSFIHVLDTARGLKSLWKSGELSGTVFKIRYRHRFAEGVPTTAKGEQWLIGYGNSQKKSFSLENWYYSLPSRTLRSRDFIPDEEGGVTRMFLPEDYMAYRYGIQQNDEGNTELYYCDVFERADKTQFVSINDRYLGENSSVAMFGFNNAFIVNYNESIYAISHENDVIASLAWGNSRYRLAEQQNHLIVYDDRGRIFHFDMVNHTGKAISVQ, encoded by the coding sequence ATGGATAAAACAAATTTTTCACCGGTGCGCCAACCTTTAGCGCAAGGAAGACGCGATGTAGCTGGTTTGTGGTTACCCCATGAATGGTATAGCGAAAGTGAGCGCCAACGGATTATCTGGCATTACTGGCAAAAAGGCGCGCAAATTTTGCGCTTTTCAAGTAGTAGCGAATCCTATTTCAATGCAAGTGGTGATTTATTGCGATTTCCTGTTGCATGCTCGATGCTTTGTAGTGATTTACCGGGGCTACCCTTGATTGCTTATGGTGCAATGCTTGCCACTGCTGATCTTGATAAAAACGAGCAAAAAAAAATACCCACTTGTGATTGTTGGATCATTGCTGGCAATGAGACCAATGCTTTAAAATTCAGTCAAGGCGCATATATTGACCCGTCAAATTGGGCAAATATTGCTAACTATACGTGGCATGAAAGTTTTGATCTCACGCCGCCAGTGATAGAGATTGAGGAAATTGCTCCAAAGCCTAGCGGTGATACTCGTGCAATATTGGGTGATAATATTCCGCAGCCAAGTGAAAGCCAAAAAAGAATATTACAAGACTTAAAGAAAAAGGCAGCAGCAAAGAGTAATGATAGTGGCGGCTCCGTTTATGGCAGTCGAAGAGAAAAAAGCCAAACCAACAGCTCTAATAACATCGTTAAATGGGTTTTTCGCCTAGCATTTTTAGGTTTCATTGCTCAAGCACTTTTTTGGATCTATGCAAGCCGTTCAATTCCATTAAAATCAACGCCGCAAAATAATCCAGTCGCTCAACCAATTATCGAGTATAGTAGCAGCCCTTCAATTTTTTATTGGTTGGTTGTTTTTGGGTTGGTGGCACTTTTTATATTTTTATTACGCAAATTTTTAATATCCAATATTTTTAATAAGATAACGGCTACAAGTGTTGAGCAATATACAAAATATCAAGACAGCTTAGCAACGCGGCAAAGTTACCGTCAAACTACGCGGGCGCAAGGTCCTAGCGTGCAATCAACTCATCAAGACGTTGAGCAAGATGGCGTTAATGATGCGATAAGAGCAGAAAGTGCAGAAAGTGCAGTTGTCGAAAACCTAAACCAAGAAATGGCGTCAAATAAGCCACAAACTCAAAACAGTTCCACGCCAACGACCGAAGGCAAAAACAATAAAAATCACTCAAAAAATAATAAAAATGGGCTTAAAGAGCGAGATGAAGATGAGATTATGCGCCCACCATTATGGCGTTTATTGGTGGCGCGGTTGGCAATTGTTAGCAAGTTAAACCACTTGTTTGCTATGCGGCAGGCACGATATTTAAATTCTATGCTGCGCATGTTTGAACAAGGCGATATAGAAAATGCTTTGCGCCATGCTATACCGTTTTCATCAGGTCAAAGCGATGGTGGCCCAATGTTTGGCGTACCACGACCGCGAGATAATTTGCAATTAGGCGCAAAGCAGGTTGGTGGTCCATCTATCAATATTGACGAAGACGCAAGAAAGATGCTTGCCGGCTATTATTGGCGCGCTTTTACAACCCTTGATCAGCAGGGCCGCATTGAAGAAGCCGCTTTTGTTTTAGCTGAATTGCTAAATGAGCGCGTGGAAGCGTTGGATTACCTTGAAAAAAATGGCCGCAGTGATAAAGCCGGCGAACTTGCGCTTGCTTGGGATATGTCGAGTGACATTATTGTGCGACTATATTGCCTTTCTGGGCAATGGGATTGGGCTATTGCTGTTGCGCGCCGCGACCATGCTTTTGCTGCGGCGGTTTTGCGCCTTGAAAATGAGGAATCTGCGGCGAGCTTTCGATTGCGCGAAGAATGGGCGTTGTTTGAAGCTGAAAATGGCAATTTGATGAGTGCCATACAAATTATCTGGCCGCTTAAAAACCAGCGTGATCTTGCATTGCAATGGCTTTTACTAGCTGAAAAATCAGATGGTGAACTTGGTGCTGCCGCGCTTGTTAAACGGGCAATTTTACTATCAGACACGGTTGAGGATTATCGCACTAAAATAAACCAAATTATTGAAAATAAAAATCCCAAAGTTTTTGAGGCACTCATTAGCGAAATTGATAAGGCATTTTTAAATGGTGACAGTAGTGAAGGACTTATTTTTTTAACCCGCTTCATTACAAGGCCAGCCTTATTACGGCATCATCAAAACGCATTTTATCTTAATAAACAAAAGTTTTTGCGGCTTTTACATGCCAGCCAACAATCTGCTTTTGACGCTGATTTGCCAAAAAACGGTTGGGGGCAAGATGATTTGGATGCATTTAGCGCCAGTAATATTTGTGATTTTCAAGCACCAACCAATGGCAGACCGCTTGATATTCATGATATAGTCTATGTCAGTGAAGGACGATTTATTGCCGCCCTTGGTGATGGCGGCGTGGTGCTTCTTGATGATTTAGGCCATCAATTGGCTTTTTATGATGTGCCTGCTTCGCAACTGGTGGTGTCGGCTTCTGGTAATATTGTGCTTTTATTAATGCAGCGCGATAATTTATATCGTATCACACGGCTTAATCTTAATGATAATAGTTTAACGCCGCTCAAAAATTTGGCTTTGCAAGCAATGACGCGCGATTTTGACGGTGTTTCGTGGTCAGTTGCGCTAACGGATAGTTTTATTCATGTGCTTGATACAGCCCGAGGCTTAAAATCGCTTTGGAAAAGCGGAGAATTATCGGGGACAGTATTTAAGATCCGTTATCGCCATCGCTTTGCTGAAGGTGTGCCAACAACTGCAAAAGGCGAGCAATGGCTTATTGGTTATGGAAACTCACAGAAAAAGTCATTCTCACTTGAAAATTGGTATTATTCGCTACCAAGTAGAACTTTACGCTCGCGTGATTTTATTCCAGACGAGGAGGGTGGGGTAACTCGTATGTTCTTGCCCGAAGATTATATGGCCTATCGCTATGGTATTCAGCAAAATGATGAAGGCAATACTGAGCTTTATTATTGTGATGTTTTTGAGCGCGCTGATAAAACGCAATTTGTTTCAATTAATGACCGTTATTTAGGAGAAAATAGTTCCGTTGCTATGTTTGGTTTTAATAATGCGTTTATTGTCAACTATAATGAATCTATCTATGCAATTTCGCATGAAAATGATGTCATTGCCTCTCTCGCATGGGGTAATAGTCGCTATCGTTTGGCAGAACAGCAAAACCATTTAATTGTTTATGATGATCGCGGCCGCATTTTTCATTTTGACATGGTAAACCATACCGGCAAAGCAATAAGCGTTCAGTAA
- a CDS encoding carboxymuconolactone decarboxylase family protein, which yields MLSQLQQMIVPIAAFTAKGDIAALKSALDKALDEGVTINEVKEVIIQTYAYAGFPRSLNGLNALRDVLDSRKTAGKNDELGRDISPIATNQSMLEIGTKIQTKVIGQPVRGGVYDFAPAIDQFLKSHLFGDIFARDILDYPTREVVTIAILATIPGLEAQLQGHYNIGMNTGLSKEQLQQIVNILNANLGSDVGKRAQTVLDQII from the coding sequence ATGCTTAGTCAATTACAACAAATGATTGTTCCTATTGCAGCTTTTACAGCTAAGGGTGATATTGCGGCATTAAAGAGCGCCCTAGATAAAGCATTAGATGAAGGGGTTACCATTAATGAAGTAAAGGAAGTTATCATTCAAACCTATGCTTATGCTGGTTTTCCGCGTAGTTTAAATGGCTTAAACGCATTGCGAGATGTTTTAGACAGTCGCAAAACTGCGGGCAAAAATGATGAGCTTGGCCGCGATATTTCCCCCATTGCTACCAATCAATCCATGCTTGAAATTGGTACAAAAATCCAAACTAAGGTGATTGGTCAGCCGGTTAGGGGCGGGGTTTATGATTTTGCCCCTGCCATTGATCAATTTTTGAAAAGCCATCTATTTGGTGATATTTTTGCCCGTGATATTTTGGATTATCCAACCCGTGAAGTTGTAACCATTGCAATTTTGGCAACTATCCCTGGGCTTGAAGCGCAATTGCAAGGCCATTATAATATTGGCATGAATACGGGATTAAGCAAAGAGCAATTGCAACAAATTGTAAATATCCTAAATGCAAATCTTGGCAGTGATGTTGGTAAACGCGCCCAAACAGTGCTTGACCAAATAATCTAA
- a CDS encoding membrane-bound PQQ-dependent dehydrogenase, glucose/quinate/shikimate family translates to MLLIIISFVILLFGLAVAALGVQLALVGGSPFYIIMGLGLLMSGFLLLRKKASGLWVYTFTLILTFIWTLYEVGFDKWQWIPRGVILVLFGLLLCLPLVSRPIRNNHQNTKPASRLLGGSLLVIILLAVVSWFIDPATFDGELPQNEKIASTIDPSRMAGDDWIAYGGSNLGQRYSTLKDINTSNVGKLKLAWEHHTGDFQGKDDSSEYTFEVNPLKVNNTIYSCTPHNIVEALDPVTGKLKWRYDPRVKGSVIYEHQTCRGVSYHEDKQLVEGNHCPRRIIATTGDARMFAVNADNGEICSDFGDQGFVNLMEHQPNQNPDTFMMTSPAVISHDLAIIGGAIADNYYIDNPSGVIRAYDVHNGQLVWKWDAQKPNETKPLEGDATYEPGSPNAWTVMAADDELGLVYVPLGNKSPDQFGAKRSAEVEKFTAALVALDVKTGELRWSFKSINHDLWDRDLPSQPLLLDLDYQGKNAPAIIVPTKGGNLWVLDRRDGTPIYPVHEEKVSDKSDIKQETPAGTQPISALNFIPPVLEEKDMWGITPIDQMLCRMTYRKSRYDRNPFTPPSLEGSIVYPGNTGIFNWGSVAVDPENQYLFGTPVNMAFRFSVYPRPDFPQNADERMVSTGPKPSGENLGGPFAVKLSAFLSPLGIPCQSPPWGLRVGVDLASGKTAWQQRNGSVEGQEFAGQRFPIPLEMGTISLGGPLITAGGIVFMAGTADSGFRAYELKTGKLLWETRLPAGGQSTPMSYRGADGKQYILVAAGGHGSMGSPMGDSILAYTIEP, encoded by the coding sequence GTGCTACTTATTATCATTAGTTTTGTGATCCTGCTATTTGGTTTGGCTGTCGCCGCTTTAGGCGTTCAGCTAGCTCTGGTTGGTGGTTCACCTTTTTATATCATTATGGGGCTTGGCCTTCTTATGAGCGGCTTCTTGCTTTTGCGCAAAAAAGCAAGTGGTCTTTGGGTCTATACATTTACTCTTATTTTAACTTTTATCTGGACGCTTTATGAGGTTGGTTTTGATAAATGGCAATGGATCCCGCGCGGCGTTATTCTTGTGCTGTTTGGACTTTTATTATGCCTGCCTTTAGTATCACGGCCAATAAGAAACAATCACCAAAATACTAAACCCGCATCAAGGCTTTTGGGTGGTTCGCTTTTGGTGATTATTCTATTGGCTGTTGTGTCTTGGTTTATTGACCCTGCCACTTTTGACGGCGAATTGCCACAAAATGAAAAAATTGCCAGCACTATTGATCCAAGCCGCATGGCTGGAGATGATTGGATAGCCTATGGTGGTAGCAATCTTGGCCAACGCTATTCAACCTTAAAAGACATTAATACCAGCAATGTTGGTAAGTTAAAATTGGCTTGGGAACACCACACCGGCGATTTTCAAGGCAAAGATGATTCTAGCGAATATACGTTTGAGGTTAATCCCTTAAAAGTCAATAATACGATTTATAGCTGCACACCGCATAATATTGTTGAAGCCCTTGATCCAGTAACTGGTAAACTTAAGTGGCGTTATGATCCACGGGTTAAAGGTAGTGTCATTTATGAACACCAGACCTGCCGTGGCGTATCGTATCATGAAGATAAGCAATTGGTTGAAGGCAATCATTGTCCACGCCGCATTATTGCCACCACGGGTGATGCCCGTATGTTTGCAGTTAATGCCGATAATGGCGAAATCTGTAGCGATTTTGGCGATCAAGGTTTTGTTAATTTGATGGAACATCAACCTAATCAAAATCCCGACACTTTTATGATGACGTCCCCTGCGGTTATCTCGCATGATTTAGCGATTATTGGCGGTGCAATTGCCGATAATTATTATATTGATAATCCATCTGGCGTCATCCGCGCTTATGATGTGCATAATGGCCAATTGGTTTGGAAATGGGATGCGCAAAAACCCAATGAAACCAAGCCGCTTGAAGGCGATGCCACTTATGAACCCGGCTCTCCTAATGCTTGGACCGTTATGGCGGCCGATGATGAATTAGGCTTGGTTTATGTGCCACTTGGCAATAAGTCACCAGACCAGTTTGGTGCAAAACGCTCAGCTGAAGTTGAAAAATTTACTGCAGCCCTTGTTGCGCTTGATGTTAAAACCGGTGAGTTACGCTGGAGCTTCAAAAGCATCAATCATGACCTATGGGATAGAGACTTGCCCTCACAGCCCTTGCTGCTTGATTTAGATTATCAGGGCAAAAATGCACCGGCTATTATCGTGCCAACCAAGGGTGGCAATCTTTGGGTGCTTGATCGCCGTGATGGCACGCCAATTTACCCTGTCCATGAGGAAAAGGTTTCCGATAAATCTGATATTAAGCAAGAAACTCCAGCTGGAACGCAGCCAATATCCGCACTCAATTTTATTCCGCCTGTTCTTGAAGAAAAGGACATGTGGGGTATCACGCCTATTGACCAAATGCTTTGTCGGATGACCTATCGTAAGAGCCGTTATGACCGCAATCCATTTACACCGCCAAGCCTTGAAGGCTCTATCGTCTATCCTGGCAATACTGGCATTTTCAACTGGGGTAGTGTTGCGGTTGATCCGGAAAACCAATATCTTTTCGGTACGCCAGTCAATATGGCATTCCGCTTTAGCGTTTATCCACGTCCAGACTTCCCACAAAATGCCGATGAGCGAATGGTATCAACCGGTCCTAAGCCATCGGGCGAAAATCTTGGTGGACCTTTTGCGGTAAAACTCAGTGCATTTTTATCCCCACTTGGTATTCCATGCCAATCACCACCTTGGGGATTGCGTGTTGGTGTTGATCTTGCAAGTGGTAAAACAGCATGGCAGCAAAGAAATGGCAGCGTAGAGGGGCAAGAATTTGCTGGCCAGCGCTTCCCAATTCCACTTGAAATGGGCACAATCAGCCTTGGCGGCCCGTTAATTACTGCTGGTGGTATTGTCTTTATGGCAGGTACTGCTGATAGTGGCTTTAGAGCCTATGAATTAAAAACCGGCAAATTACTATGGGAAACACGTCTGCCCGCCGGTGGTCAATCAACACCAATGAGCTATCGCGGCGCTGATGGTAAGCAATATATTTTGGTTGCTGCTGGTGGTCATGGTTCAATGGGTAGCCCAATGGGTGATTCCATTCTTGCCTATACAATCGAACCGTAA
- a CDS encoding tol-pal system YbgF family protein, which produces MTIDEQDELPDEIFDQIADLSEDGEDLFENGDFEEAIAKWTDALALLPEPKGKWDAALWLYTALGDGYRNVGDFDKALVAFNAAYESVDGSTNPYVLYSIGATLYDLDRKDEAVVPLLKAYEMEGDEIFEEEGEVYLTFLDEKGLLDDAE; this is translated from the coding sequence ATGACAATTGATGAACAAGACGAATTGCCTGATGAAATCTTTGATCAAATAGCTGACTTGTCGGAAGATGGTGAAGATCTTTTTGAAAATGGTGATTTTGAAGAAGCCATTGCAAAATGGACTGACGCTTTAGCTTTGCTTCCAGAACCTAAAGGCAAATGGGACGCCGCTTTGTGGCTTTATACAGCTCTTGGCGATGGTTATCGCAATGTTGGAGATTTTGACAAGGCATTGGTGGCGTTTAATGCAGCTTATGAAAGCGTAGATGGGTCAACCAATCCCTATGTGCTTTACTCAATTGGTGCAACTCTTTACGATCTTGATCGTAAGGATGAAGCGGTTGTGCCATTGTTAAAGGCCTATGAAATGGAAGGCGATGAAATTTTTGAAGAAGAAGGTGAAGTTTATCTAACCTTTCTTGACGAAAAAGGCCTACTTGACGACGCTGAATAA
- a CDS encoding glutamine synthetase family protein gives MIDEAQAKKFIEENPDLRVLEAFVIDVNGVPRGKWIPRERALDVLVNGMAMPRSVYALDVWGRDVNDAGLATGTGDPDGMCFPSPDSLSRVTWLERPTAQVILGMQNRDGTGFYADPRQVLINVLERFKKLKLTPVVATELEFYLIDPVRSALDPVRPPNTRDGRWHTGQTQVLSIAELQEYEHVFDDISEACRAQKVLADTTLRENGPGQYEINLNHVPDALKAADFAVLLKRIVKGVARKHDLDATFMAKPYGTQAGNGMHVHFSLLDENGKNVFAGDTGPSEVLLHAVGGLLANMADSIAIFAPHANSFRRLTPSEHAPTYASWGYDNRTAAVRVITASKAATRIEHRVAGADTNPYLVLAMILSAALEGMTTRRDPGGPIHGDDHDIAHEPLPTNWDYALQLFAKSSFAYATLGPKYRDLFTGCKRQEMAEFALRVTDVEYDAYIRTV, from the coding sequence ATGATTGATGAAGCTCAAGCAAAGAAATTTATAGAAGAAAATCCTGATTTGCGCGTATTGGAGGCCTTCGTTATTGACGTTAATGGCGTACCGCGCGGCAAGTGGATTCCGCGTGAACGCGCATTGGATGTTTTGGTAAACGGCATGGCTATGCCGCGCTCGGTTTATGCACTCGATGTTTGGGGACGTGACGTTAATGATGCAGGTCTTGCAACAGGTACTGGTGACCCTGATGGCATGTGCTTTCCCTCACCCGATTCTTTGTCGCGCGTCACATGGTTGGAGCGCCCAACCGCACAGGTAATTTTGGGCATGCAAAACCGTGATGGTACTGGCTTTTATGCCGATCCTCGTCAGGTTTTGATTAATGTCTTGGAGCGTTTCAAGAAATTGAAACTAACTCCTGTGGTTGCAACCGAGCTTGAATTTTATCTTATCGATCCTGTTCGCTCGGCATTGGATCCAGTGCGTCCACCAAATACCCGTGATGGCCGTTGGCATACGGGGCAAACACAAGTACTTTCTATTGCTGAATTACAAGAATATGAGCATGTTTTTGATGATATTTCAGAAGCTTGCCGGGCACAAAAAGTGCTTGCTGATACGACTTTGCGTGAAAATGGCCCTGGTCAATATGAAATCAACCTTAATCACGTGCCTGATGCGTTAAAGGCTGCCGATTTTGCCGTGCTGCTAAAACGTATTGTTAAGGGTGTTGCGCGCAAGCATGATCTTGATGCCACCTTTATGGCAAAACCATATGGTACGCAGGCTGGCAATGGTATGCATGTGCATTTTTCATTACTTGATGAAAATGGCAAAAATGTTTTTGCTGGTGATACAGGCCCATCGGAAGTGCTGTTGCATGCTGTTGGTGGTCTTTTGGCAAATATGGCGGATAGTATTGCAATTTTTGCGCCGCACGCCAATTCATTCCGCCGTCTAACCCCAAGTGAGCACGCGCCAACCTATGCTTCATGGGGCTATGATAACCGCACAGCTGCGGTACGAGTTATTACTGCAAGTAAAGCGGCTACCCGTATTGAGCACCGCGTTGCTGGCGCTGATACCAATCCCTATCTCGTACTTGCGATGATTTTGTCAGCAGCGCTTGAAGGCATGACAACCCGCCGTGATCCAGGTGGTCCAATCCATGGTGATGATCATGATATCGCCCATGAACCACTACCAACCAATTGGGATTATGCCTTGCAGCTTTTTGCAAAATCAAGCTTTGCTTATGCAACCCTTGGTCCCAAATATCGTGATTTGTTTACCGGTTGTAAAAGGCAAGAAATGGCAGAATTTGCCTTGCGTGTAACCGATGTTGAATATGATGCCTATATAAGGACAGTATGA